A section of the Deinococcus taeanensis genome encodes:
- a CDS encoding cob(I)yrinic acid a,c-diamide adenosyltransferase yields the protein MKLYTKTGDGGTTGLYGADRVSKANIRVEAYGTVDELNSVLGLARAHNTRSHAPDPALDADLEYLQNALFDVGADLATRSGTTYEQKISRIDEQDAQFVEAMIDRYQEGAPPFTGFVHPGGTPTAATLHVARTVARRAEREVIRLLHEEDANAHVQVYLNRLSDLLFVMARAANQSAGIGEHAWLVKGRR from the coding sequence ATGAAGCTCTACACGAAAACCGGGGATGGCGGCACCACCGGCCTGTACGGCGCGGACCGCGTCAGCAAGGCGAACATCCGCGTCGAAGCGTACGGCACCGTGGATGAACTGAACAGCGTGCTGGGCCTGGCCCGGGCGCACAACACCCGCAGTCACGCCCCCGATCCCGCCCTGGACGCCGACCTGGAATACCTTCAGAACGCCCTGTTCGACGTTGGCGCCGACCTCGCCACGCGCAGCGGCACCACGTACGAGCAGAAGATCAGCCGGATCGACGAGCAGGACGCGCAGTTCGTGGAGGCCATGATCGACCGCTACCAGGAGGGCGCCCCGCCGTTCACGGGGTTCGTGCACCCGGGCGGCACGCCCACCGCGGCGACGCTGCACGTGGCGCGCACCGTGGCCCGCCGCGCCGAGCGCGAGGTGATCCGGCTGCTGCACGAGGAGGACGCCAACGCGCACGTGCAGGTGTACCTCAACCGCCTGTCGGACCTGCTGTTCGTGATGGCCCGGGCCGCCAACCAGAGCGCCGGCATTGGCGAGCACGCGTGGCTGGTCAAGGGCCGCCGCTGA
- a CDS encoding glutathionylspermidine synthase family protein yields the protein MKRQLLPPRPNWEARLQEVGFTWYAPTPEHPVPYWSEDGYYAFTSAEIATVQTAGQDLTRLVLDATGHAIERGRLAELGIPAFLHSAVRDSWEQDDPTVYMRLDVAYDGQGGVKLLEVNAQTPTSLLEAAVSQWQWLEDRQARGELPAHATQWNTIHEALTEQWTHLREARGLTEVAFSSARVDEDLATVTYLRELAQAAGVRTSFLFADELGTSPTEPFLLDTWSLPLRQLMWLWPFEYAWESRDAAFLASTGTRFLEPLWKTVTGSKGLLALLHELNPGHPNLLPATLSPGALGPQVVRKPLYSREGQNVQLPGEASTPGAYGDLPVVEQAYTELPTVPAPDGPRYPVLGVWVAGDEVCGLGIREGRSRVTDNRATFAPHVVLN from the coding sequence CTGCAGGAGGTGGGGTTCACCTGGTACGCCCCCACCCCGGAGCACCCCGTGCCGTACTGGAGTGAGGACGGTTACTACGCGTTCACGTCCGCCGAGATCGCCACGGTCCAGACGGCCGGTCAGGACCTCACGCGGCTGGTGCTGGACGCTACCGGGCACGCCATCGAGCGCGGCCGGCTCGCGGAACTCGGCATTCCGGCCTTCCTGCATTCGGCGGTGCGGGACTCCTGGGAGCAGGACGATCCGACCGTGTACATGCGCCTGGATGTCGCCTACGACGGCCAGGGCGGGGTGAAGCTGCTGGAGGTGAACGCGCAGACGCCCACCAGCCTGCTGGAGGCGGCGGTGAGTCAATGGCAGTGGCTGGAGGACCGTCAGGCACGCGGGGAGCTGCCGGCGCACGCCACGCAGTGGAACACCATTCATGAGGCCCTGACCGAGCAGTGGACGCACCTGCGCGAAGCGCGCGGCCTGACGGAGGTGGCGTTCAGCAGCGCGCGCGTGGACGAGGATCTCGCCACGGTCACGTACCTGCGGGAACTGGCGCAGGCCGCGGGCGTACGCACGTCGTTCCTGTTCGCGGATGAACTTGGAACCAGCCCCACCGAGCCGTTCCTGCTGGACACCTGGAGCCTCCCGCTGAGGCAGCTGATGTGGCTGTGGCCGTTCGAGTATGCCTGGGAGTCGCGCGACGCGGCGTTCCTGGCCAGTACCGGCACGCGGTTTCTGGAGCCCCTGTGGAAGACCGTGACGGGCAGCAAGGGGCTGCTGGCGCTGCTGCACGAGCTGAACCCCGGCCACCCGAATCTGCTGCCTGCCACGCTGAGTCCCGGCGCGCTGGGCCCCCAGGTGGTCCGCAAGCCGCTGTACTCACGCGAAGGGCAGAACGTGCAGCTGCCGGGCGAGGCCAGCACCCCCGGTGCGTACGGGGACCTGCCGGTCGTGGAACAGGCGTACACGGAACTTCCGACCGTGCCCGCCCCTGACGGGCCGCGTTACCCGGTGCTGGGCGTGTGGGTGGCCGGGGATGAGGTGTGCGGGCTGGGCATCCGGGAGGGCCGGTCACGCGTGACGGATAACCGGGCGACCTTCGCGCCTCACGTGGTCCTGAACTGA